In one Flavobacteriales bacterium genomic region, the following are encoded:
- a CDS encoding S9 family peptidase: protein MLHILRGLKAAPLVAGLALFSACGERDQAASVVAPPPQLPMKDFFKNPEKASFRISPDGRYISYRAPWKSRMNLFVQRIGDSTATQVTHDTIRDIGGYFWKGDRIVYSRDINGDENFIVFSASIDGTDAKALTPQQGVRAGTLDDLHGVAGMEQHIIIQMNQRNPQVFDPYLCNVATGELKPLYDNSKDNFEGWVTDHNGVIRMATKTDGTDQVIYYRGSEQDPFLEYMRTGFKDSWNPLMFTFDNANLIVSHNLNGRDKTAVVEWDLVGKKETKLIFESADYDVSNVDYSRKRKVLTMVTWTGAKEERHFLDEETKAMYAKMEAKFPGLECWVYGADDSETKFMVWAGSDRHPGEYHFYDAAADKLEKLAVLRPWIDPAQMAEMKPITYTSRDGLTIHGYLTLPAGREPKNLPVVINPHGGPWARDEWGFNPEVQFLANRGYAVLQMNFRGSTGYGREFWMKSFKQWGKTMQDDITDGVEWLKQQGIADSTRIAIYGGSYGGYATLAGITFTPDLYACAVDYVGVSNMFTFMNTVPPYWEPFKKMMYEMVGDPKADSLLLRDASPVFFVDRIKVPLFIAQGATDPRVNKAESDQVVEALKARGVEVQYLVKDNEGHGFRNEENRFEFYEAMEKFLDQHIGAGGKAVAKAA, encoded by the coding sequence ATGCTCCACATCCTCCGTGGCCTGAAGGCCGCCCCCCTGGTCGCCGGCCTGGCCCTGTTCTCCGCCTGCGGCGAGCGCGATCAGGCTGCCTCGGTCGTCGCCCCGCCGCCGCAGCTTCCCATGAAGGACTTCTTCAAGAACCCGGAGAAGGCCAGCTTCCGCATCAGCCCGGACGGGAGATACATCAGCTACCGCGCGCCATGGAAGAGCAGGATGAACCTATTCGTCCAGCGCATCGGCGACAGCACGGCCACGCAGGTGACGCATGACACCATCCGCGACATCGGCGGCTACTTCTGGAAAGGCGACCGTATCGTGTATAGCCGCGACATCAACGGCGATGAGAACTTCATCGTGTTCAGTGCCAGCATCGATGGCACCGATGCCAAGGCCCTCACCCCCCAGCAAGGTGTGCGTGCCGGCACATTGGACGATCTCCACGGCGTTGCGGGCATGGAGCAGCACATCATCATCCAGATGAACCAGCGCAACCCGCAGGTCTTCGACCCCTACCTCTGCAACGTGGCCACCGGCGAGCTGAAGCCGCTCTACGACAACAGCAAGGACAACTTCGAAGGCTGGGTCACCGACCACAACGGCGTGATCCGCATGGCCACCAAGACCGATGGCACCGACCAAGTGATATACTATCGCGGCTCGGAGCAGGACCCCTTCCTGGAGTACATGCGCACGGGCTTCAAGGACAGCTGGAACCCGCTGATGTTCACCTTCGACAACGCCAACCTGATCGTGAGCCACAACCTCAACGGCCGCGATAAGACCGCCGTGGTGGAATGGGACCTCGTCGGAAAGAAGGAGACCAAGCTCATCTTCGAGAGCGCCGATTACGACGTGAGCAACGTGGACTACAGCCGGAAACGCAAGGTGCTGACCATGGTGACCTGGACCGGCGCCAAGGAGGAGCGTCATTTCCTCGATGAGGAGACCAAGGCCATGTACGCCAAGATGGAGGCCAAATTCCCCGGCCTGGAGTGCTGGGTCTATGGCGCCGATGACAGCGAGACCAAGTTCATGGTATGGGCCGGCAGCGACCGGCATCCCGGCGAGTACCACTTCTATGATGCCGCGGCAGACAAGCTGGAGAAGCTGGCCGTGCTGCGTCCCTGGATCGACCCCGCCCAGATGGCCGAGATGAAGCCCATCACCTACACCAGCCGCGATGGGCTCACCATCCATGGCTACCTGACCTTGCCGGCAGGCCGTGAACCGAAGAACCTGCCCGTGGTGATCAACCCGCACGGCGGCCCCTGGGCCCGCGACGAGTGGGGCTTCAACCCCGAGGTGCAGTTCCTGGCGAACCGCGGCTATGCCGTGCTCCAGATGAACTTCCGCGGCAGCACCGGCTATGGCCGCGAGTTCTGGATGAAGAGCTTCAAGCAGTGGGGCAAGACCATGCAGGACGACATCACCGATGGCGTGGAGTGGCTGAAGCAGCAGGGCATCGCCGACAGCACCCGCATCGCCATCTACGGCGGCAGCTACGGCGGCTATGCCACGCTGGCCGGCATCACATTCACACCCGACCTCTACGCCTGCGCGGTGGACTATGTGGGCGTGAGCAACATGTTCACCTTCATGAACACGGTGCCGCCCTACTGGGAGCCCTTCAAGAAGATGATGTACGAGATGGTGGGCGACCCCAAGGCCGACAGCCTGCTCCTGCGCGATGCCAGCCCGGTCTTCTTCGTCGACCGCATCAAGGTGCCGCTGTTCATCGCACAGGGCGCCACCGACCCGCGGGTGAACAAGGCCGAGAGCGATCAGGTGGTGGAGGCCCTCAAGGCCCGCGGCGTGGAAGTGCAATACCTGGTGAAGGACAATGAGGGCCACGGTTTCCGCAATGAGGAGAACCGGTTCGAGTTCTATGAGGCCATGGAGAAGTTCCTCGACCAGCACATCGGAGCTGGTGGCAAGGCGGTTGCCAAGGCGGCCTGA